The following are encoded in a window of Magnolia sinica isolate HGM2019 chromosome 11, MsV1, whole genome shotgun sequence genomic DNA:
- the LOC131218437 gene encoding transmembrane emp24 domain-containing protein p24beta2-like, which yields MILVTRQARSLNLYFHKKCLRCFCFTNKSLYNETIDFDIHVGHFAYLDQHAKDEPEPNFSEISPKHFNPFLEGNTKLEEKHQLEAQTNHRVLGTGK from the exons ATGATTCTCGTGACAAGACAAGCGAGAAGTTTGAATTTGTACTTTCACAAGAAATGTCTTCGTTGCTTCTGTTTCACTAATAAGTCTCTGTACAATGAAACCATAGATTTTGATATCCATGTTGGTCATTTTGCATACTTGGATCAACATGCAAAAGATG AACCTGAACCTAACTTTTCTGAAATTTCCCCAAAGCATTTCAATCCTTTCTTGGAAGGGAACACAAAGCTGGAAGAGAAGCATCAGCTAGAGGCTCAAACCAACCATCGAGTACTGG GGACTGGCAAGTAA
- the LOC131218439 gene encoding pyrroline-5-carboxylate reductase-like produces MADGGVAAGLPRDLALKLASQTVLGAAAMAINSGKHPGQLKDDVATPAGTTIAGVRELENDGFRGTSMNAVIAAANWSRELSESCRIRVHLKAWESEFQLPVSNVGHLGHLRLQVF; encoded by the exons ATGGCTGATGGAGGAGTTGCTGCTGGTCTTCCACGAGATCTTGCATTGAAGCTAGCTTCCCAAACAGTTCTGGGAGCAGCTGCTATGGCTATCAATTCAGGAAAGCACCCAGGACAACTCAAAGATGATGTTGCAACACCTGCAGGAACTACCATTGCTGGTGTTCGCGAGTTGGAGAACGACGGATTTCGTGGAACTTCGATGAATGCAGTCATTGCTGCTGCCAATTGGAGTCGAGAGCTTTCAGAGAG TTGTAGAATCAGAGTCCACCTCAAGGCTTGGGAGTCTGAATTTCAACTTCCAGTCTCAAATGTCGGACATCTCGGACACTTGAGACTTCAGGTTTTCTGA